A window of Ignavibacteriales bacterium contains these coding sequences:
- a CDS encoding class I fructose-bisphosphate aldolase, with the protein MIKKIKEYLGSDADSFLNYKAKFPKEKLHLPGPDFVDRIFFPSDRNNNVLKNLQWMYNTGRLSGTGYLSILPVDQGIEHSAGASFAKNPDYFDPENIVKLAIEGGCNAVASTLGVLGMTARKYAHKIPFIVKINHNELLTFPNKFDQIMFAGVEQAYDMGAAAVGATIYFGSDESGRQIVDVSEAFQYAHELGMATILWCYLRNPQFKKDKDYHVSADLTGQANHLGVTIEADIIKQKLPENNGGYTALNMGNSSYGKIDKRVYSELTTDHPIDLARYQVMNNYMGRAGLINSGGASGENDFAEATKTAVINKRAGGMGLICGRKSFQRPLAEGVKLLNTIQDVYLCKEVTIA; encoded by the coding sequence ATGATTAAAAAGATCAAAGAATATTTAGGAAGTGATGCTGATTCGTTTCTCAACTACAAAGCAAAATTTCCGAAAGAAAAATTACATCTGCCGGGTCCTGATTTTGTTGACAGAATCTTTTTCCCTTCGGATAGAAATAATAATGTTTTAAAAAATCTTCAATGGATGTATAACACCGGACGATTGAGCGGTACCGGTTATTTATCAATTCTTCCTGTAGATCAAGGTATTGAACATTCAGCAGGAGCTTCATTTGCTAAAAATCCGGATTACTTCGATCCGGAAAACATTGTTAAGCTGGCAATTGAAGGCGGGTGTAATGCTGTTGCTTCAACTCTTGGTGTTCTTGGAATGACGGCAAGAAAATATGCACACAAGATTCCTTTCATTGTTAAAATAAATCACAATGAACTTCTTACATTTCCAAATAAGTTCGATCAAATTATGTTTGCCGGAGTTGAACAAGCTTACGATATGGGAGCGGCGGCAGTTGGTGCAACAATTTATTTTGGCTCTGATGAAAGCGGTCGTCAAATCGTAGATGTCAGTGAAGCATTCCAATACGCACATGAACTTGGAATGGCAACAATTCTTTGGTGTTATCTTAGAAATCCTCAATTCAAAAAAGATAAAGACTATCATGTTTCTGCGGATTTGACCGGACAGGCAAATCATCTTGGCGTAACAATCGAAGCTGATATTATTAAACAAAAACTTCCGGAAAATAACGGAGGATACACTGCACTTAATATGGGAAATTCTTCGTACGGAAAAATTGATAAACGCGTTTACTCGGAACTTACAACAGATCATCCTATTGATCTGGCTCGCTATCAAGTGATGAACAATTATATGGGTCGTGCAGGTTTAATTAACAGCGGCGGTGCAAGCGGTGAAAACGATTTTGCCGAAGCAACAAAAACTGCAGTCATTAATAAACGTGCCGGCGGTATGGGATTGATCTGCGGACGTAAATCATTTCAGCGCCCATTGGCAGAAGGTGTAAAACTCCTTAACACAATCCAAGATGTTTATTTGTGTAAAGAAGTAACTATTGCTTAA
- a CDS encoding DUF2752 domain-containing protein — MKRIKSTLKIVEWEAVLWFAGLVFLLTINPYQIQQFSFCPFHNLGITFCPGCGLGRSISFFYHGDFFRSLQTHPLGIIAFILISIRIIKLSHKMYHNYHKTKEVIYG; from the coding sequence ATGAAACGTATTAAATCCACATTGAAAATTGTTGAATGGGAAGCCGTACTTTGGTTTGCAGGGTTAGTGTTTCTACTAACTATCAATCCGTATCAAATTCAGCAATTTTCGTTCTGTCCTTTTCATAATCTTGGAATAACATTTTGTCCCGGCTGCGGATTAGGCAGATCAATCTCGTTCTTTTATCATGGCGATTTTTTTCGTTCTCTTCAAACACATCCTCTCGGAATTATTGCATTCATACTTATCTCAATTCGCATTATAAAACTTTCACATAAAATGTATCACAACTATCACAAAACTAAAGAGGTTATCTATGGCTAA
- a CDS encoding TM2 domain-containing protein produces the protein MANVLEMLPEIMGEEQMYISSLIKNMDDKQAQQFANIYRARRKDPQTILLVTLVGFLGISGIQRFLTDQIGMGILYLLTGGICMIGTIIDLVNHKKIAFEYNQKQANQIAMMAKNL, from the coding sequence ATGGCTAACGTTCTAGAAATGCTGCCTGAAATTATGGGCGAAGAACAAATGTACATATCCAGTTTAATTAAAAACATGGATGACAAACAAGCACAACAGTTTGCCAATATTTATCGTGCACGAAGAAAAGATCCTCAAACAATTTTACTAGTAACCCTGGTTGGATTTCTTGGTATCTCCGGCATACAAAGATTTTTAACAGATCAGATTGGTATGGGAATTCTCTATTTACTTACCGGAGGTATCTGCATGATCGGGACAATAATTGATTTGGTGAATCACAAAAAAATTGCTTTTGAGTATAATCAGAAGCAGGCAAATCAAATTGCAATGATGGCAAAGAATTTATAG
- a CDS encoding response regulator has protein sequence MDKKKPRLLVVEDDLENQKFLRIFLKRNFDLDVCDSAESFYEKLNENKYDIILMDISLRGAKDGLQLTKELRSQEKYKNMPIVGLSAHAFQKDRDNAYEAGVDIFITKPAQGNFLMENLLTALKQKTGIIIA, from the coding sequence TTGGATAAAAAGAAACCCAGACTTCTTGTTGTAGAAGATGATTTAGAAAATCAAAAATTTCTCCGCATTTTTCTTAAAAGAAATTTTGATTTGGATGTTTGTGATTCAGCAGAATCATTTTATGAAAAACTTAATGAAAACAAATATGATATAATCTTGATGGATATATCACTTCGCGGGGCAAAAGACGGTCTTCAACTCACAAAAGAACTTCGCTCTCAAGAAAAATACAAAAATATGCCTATCGTTGGTCTTTCCGCACATGCATTTCAAAAGGATAGAGATAATGCTTATGAAGCCGGGGTTGATATATTTATAACTAAACCTGCTCAGGGAAATTTTCTGATGGAAAATCTCCTAACCGCACTTAAACAAAAAACCGGTATCATTATAGCTTGA
- the carB gene encoding carbamoyl-phosphate synthase (glutamine-hydrolyzing) large subunit, which translates to MKHKIKKVLIIGSSALKIGEAGEFDYSGSQAIKALKEEGLYTILINPNIATIQTSDYLADKVYLLPINTNYVEKVIAKEKPDGIILGFGGQTALNCGLALHREGVLKKYKIQVLGTQIDAIENTEDRQLFCNKLSEINIKFPQSKAVTSVDKAIEFAKKIGYPVIIRIAYALGGLGSGVCRNQNEVKKLAAKALSYSSQILVEEYLEGWKEIEYEVVRDRYDNCITVCNMENIDPMGIHTGESIVVAPSQTLTNNEFHMLREIAIKTIRHLRIVGECNIQYALDPNSQDYRVIEVNARLSRSSALASKATGYPLAFVAAKLALGFGLHELPNSITKTTKAFFEPALDYIVIKVPRWDLKKFRLVKRNLGSSMKSVGEVMAIGRKFEEAIQKAMRMLDIGVEGLTASRTKVEFEELEEALRNPTEERMFAVVQALKQGYSIDWVHSLTHINKWFLYKIQNIVDIEKKISVTKGKLSTELLIEAKQHGFSDRQIANVIGKDAHDIYLLRKKNNIHPFIQHIDTLAAEYPAKTNYLYLTYNCSIHDFEFKLKKSVFILGSGPYRIGSSVEFDWCCVITGKTLREMGYKTVMINCNPETVSTDYDEFDALFFEELTTETIWEIYDVLKPLGVVVSMGGQTPNNLALKLHKIGVKILGTSPESIDAAENRSIFSAMLDELEIEQPVWSKLSTLEDALQFANKVGYPVLVRPSYVLSGAAMAIATGDFELTGFLQKAVDVSPEHPVVISKFLVNAKELEFDAVAQNGKIVCSAISEHVENAGVHSGDATLVLPAQRTYLETMRQIKQISSDIAKKLNINGPFNIQFIAKDNRVKVIECNLRASRSFPFVSKTLKKNFIEIASKVIIGKKVEKWDDQTLTYDYVGVKAPEFSFTRLEGADPTTGVEMASTGEVACLGQDFDEAFLKALTSVGYKFPIKSILISSGSIVSKSELLEPTRQLVKLGIKFYGTQGTSKFMNANGIPVETLEWPLSSKTPNAADYIKSGKIDLVINIPKNFQEEELTNDYIIRRTAVDYKIPLITNRQLAMRLAEALTNKDPLNLEAKSWDEY; encoded by the coding sequence GTGAAACATAAAATTAAAAAAGTTTTGATCATCGGTAGTTCAGCACTAAAGATTGGTGAAGCCGGCGAGTTTGATTATTCAGGCTCCCAGGCAATAAAAGCTCTTAAAGAAGAAGGACTTTATACAATTTTAATTAATCCCAACATTGCGACAATCCAAACATCAGACTACCTCGCCGATAAAGTTTACCTACTTCCAATCAACACTAACTATGTTGAAAAAGTTATTGCTAAAGAAAAACCTGATGGAATTATACTTGGATTCGGCGGACAAACTGCTTTGAACTGCGGATTGGCTCTTCATAGAGAAGGGGTGCTAAAAAAATATAAAATACAAGTTTTGGGAACCCAAATTGATGCGATTGAAAATACTGAAGACAGACAGTTGTTCTGTAATAAGCTTTCAGAAATAAACATAAAATTTCCGCAGAGTAAAGCTGTAACAAGCGTTGATAAAGCCATTGAGTTTGCAAAAAAAATTGGTTATCCGGTTATTATTAGAATTGCTTATGCACTCGGGGGATTAGGTTCAGGAGTTTGCAGAAATCAAAATGAAGTTAAAAAGCTTGCAGCAAAAGCGCTCTCTTATTCTTCTCAAATTTTAGTTGAAGAATATCTTGAAGGATGGAAAGAGATTGAATATGAAGTTGTCCGCGACAGATATGATAATTGTATCACAGTCTGCAATATGGAAAATATTGATCCGATGGGAATTCATACTGGAGAAAGTATTGTAGTTGCACCCAGCCAAACACTTACCAACAACGAATTTCATATGCTGAGGGAAATTGCAATTAAAACTATCCGCCATCTTCGAATTGTCGGTGAATGCAATATTCAATATGCACTTGATCCAAACTCTCAAGATTATAGAGTAATAGAAGTTAATGCGCGTCTTTCAAGAAGTTCTGCGCTTGCATCGAAGGCAACCGGTTATCCTCTTGCATTTGTTGCCGCAAAACTTGCTCTTGGTTTTGGTTTGCACGAATTACCAAACTCAATCACAAAAACGACTAAAGCATTTTTCGAACCTGCACTTGATTATATAGTCATAAAAGTTCCTCGCTGGGATTTGAAAAAGTTCCGTCTCGTAAAACGTAACCTCGGTTCCTCAATGAAATCTGTCGGCGAAGTGATGGCGATCGGAAGAAAATTTGAAGAAGCGATTCAGAAAGCAATGCGTATGCTGGATATTGGTGTTGAAGGATTAACCGCAAGCAGAACAAAAGTCGAGTTTGAAGAATTAGAAGAAGCACTGCGCAATCCAACCGAAGAAAGAATGTTTGCTGTTGTTCAAGCTTTGAAACAAGGATACTCCATTGACTGGGTTCATTCGCTAACTCATATTAATAAATGGTTCCTTTATAAAATTCAAAACATTGTTGATATAGAAAAAAAGATTTCAGTAACAAAAGGAAAATTATCTACAGAACTTCTGATAGAAGCAAAGCAGCATGGTTTTTCCGACCGTCAAATTGCAAACGTAATTGGAAAAGATGCACATGATATTTATTTGCTAAGAAAGAAAAATAATATTCATCCGTTCATCCAGCATATAGATACACTTGCTGCAGAATATCCTGCAAAGACAAATTATTTATATCTCACATACAATTGTTCTATTCATGATTTCGAGTTTAAATTAAAGAAAAGTGTTTTCATTTTAGGATCAGGTCCGTACAGAATTGGCAGCTCGGTAGAATTTGATTGGTGTTGTGTGATTACCGGGAAAACATTACGCGAGATGGGTTACAAAACTGTAATGATAAATTGTAATCCGGAAACTGTAAGTACTGATTACGATGAGTTTGATGCTTTGTTCTTCGAGGAACTAACAACCGAAACAATTTGGGAAATTTATGATGTATTAAAACCGCTTGGAGTTGTTGTTTCTATGGGCGGACAAACTCCGAATAACCTCGCACTCAAACTTCATAAGATAGGTGTAAAAATTCTCGGCACTTCACCTGAATCAATTGATGCAGCGGAGAACAGAAGTATCTTTTCAGCTATGCTTGATGAACTTGAAATAGAACAACCTGTGTGGAGTAAGCTAAGTACTTTGGAAGATGCGTTACAATTTGCTAACAAAGTCGGCTATCCGGTTTTAGTTCGTCCTTCTTATGTATTAAGCGGCGCTGCAATGGCAATAGCAACCGGCGATTTTGAATTAACTGGGTTCCTACAAAAAGCGGTTGATGTCTCTCCGGAACATCCGGTAGTGATTTCAAAATTTTTAGTTAATGCAAAAGAATTAGAATTTGATGCGGTTGCACAAAACGGAAAAATTGTTTGCTCTGCGATCTCTGAACATGTTGAGAATGCCGGAGTACATTCCGGCGATGCTACATTGGTTTTGCCGGCGCAACGAACCTATCTTGAAACTATGCGGCAGATTAAACAGATCTCTTCAGATATTGCCAAGAAATTAAATATCAATGGTCCTTTCAATATTCAGTTTATCGCAAAAGATAATCGTGTAAAAGTTATAGAATGTAATTTGCGTGCATCGAGAAGTTTTCCTTTTGTATCTAAGACACTCAAGAAAAATTTTATAGAAATCGCTTCCAAAGTTATTATAGGTAAGAAAGTTGAGAAGTGGGATGATCAAACTTTGACTTACGATTATGTCGGAGTAAAAGCGCCGGAGTTTTCATTTACACGTCTTGAAGGAGCTGATCCTACAACAGGAGTTGAAATGGCATCAACCGGAGAGGTTGCATGTCTGGGTCAGGATTTTGATGAGGCATTTTTAAAAGCTCTTACATCTGTCGGATATAAATTTCCGATCAAATCAATTTTAATATCATCAGGTTCGATTGTTTCAAAATCAGAATTACTAGAACCAACCAGACAGCTGGTAAAACTTGGAATAAAATTTTATGGAACACAAGGAACGTCTAAGTTTATGAATGCAAACGGAATTCCCGTAGAAACTTTGGAATGGCCTCTAAGCAGTAAAACTCCGAATGCAGCTGATTATATTAAGTCTGGTAAGATTGATCTTGTGATAAACATTCCTAAAAATTTCCAGGAAGAAGAACTAACCAACGATTACATCATTCGCCGTACCGCCGTAGATTATAAAATTCCGTTAATTACAAATCGCCAGCTTGCAATGCGTCTGGCAGAAGCATTAACAAACAAAGATCCGTTAAATCTAGAAGCAAAAAGTTGGGATGAGTATTAA
- the carA gene encoding glutamine-hydrolyzing carbamoyl-phosphate synthase small subunit has translation MNKKTAHAQTTKLILEDGNIFEGKLFGYHKSIAGEVVFNTGMVGYPETLTDPSYKGQILVMTYPLIGNYGIPSMNEGIPENFESDRIQVQALIVSEESKSFNHWNAVESLDQWFKRFKIPGLYGIDTRRLTKILRERGTMLGKIEIGKEKIKYYNPDVEDLISKVTVNKAEKFGNGKKRILLIDCGCKKSIFSNLIQRKVTVLRVPYNYDIDKEDFDGAVISNGPGNPVVYKQLVASAKKLIQKQIPTLGICLGHQILSLAAGAKTYKLKYGHRSQNQPVKQVDSNKCYVTSQNHSFAVDTKSLPRGWQPWFENLNDYSNEGVRHEKLPFRSVQFHPEASPGPADTAFIFDEFLKDVK, from the coding sequence TTGAACAAGAAAACTGCACACGCTCAAACAACAAAATTAATATTAGAAGATGGAAATATTTTTGAAGGAAAACTTTTCGGTTATCATAAATCTATAGCAGGAGAAGTTGTTTTTAATACAGGTATGGTCGGATACCCCGAAACATTGACCGATCCGTCTTACAAAGGACAAATTCTTGTAATGACTTATCCGCTTATTGGCAATTATGGCATTCCATCAATGAATGAGGGAATACCGGAAAATTTTGAATCCGATCGAATTCAAGTGCAAGCTTTAATTGTCTCAGAAGAATCAAAATCATTTAATCATTGGAATGCGGTTGAAAGTCTTGATCAATGGTTTAAGCGCTTCAAGATTCCCGGACTTTACGGAATTGATACACGCCGCCTGACAAAAATTTTGAGAGAACGGGGAACGATGCTTGGTAAAATTGAAATCGGGAAAGAAAAAATTAAATACTACAATCCGGATGTAGAAGATCTAATTTCAAAAGTAACTGTTAATAAAGCAGAGAAATTTGGAAATGGTAAGAAAAGAATTTTATTGATTGATTGCGGCTGCAAGAAAAGTATTTTTTCAAATCTGATTCAAAGAAAAGTAACCGTTCTTCGTGTTCCGTATAATTATGATATAGACAAAGAAGATTTTGATGGGGCTGTAATTTCCAATGGTCCCGGAAACCCAGTTGTGTACAAACAACTTGTTGCTTCGGCAAAAAAACTTATTCAAAAACAAATTCCCACATTAGGTATCTGCTTGGGTCATCAGATACTTTCTCTTGCTGCTGGCGCAAAAACTTATAAATTAAAATATGGTCATCGCAGCCAAAACCAGCCGGTAAAGCAAGTAGATTCGAACAAGTGCTATGTTACTTCGCAGAATCACAGTTTTGCCGTTGATACAAAATCATTACCGCGTGGATGGCAGCCCTGGTTCGAAAATTTAAATGATTATTCAAATGAAGGTGTTCGTCATGAAAAACTTCCTTTCCGAAGTGTTCAATTTCATCCAGAAGCATCACCCGGACCAGCAGACACCGCATTTATTTTTGATGAATTCTTGAAGGATGTGAAGTGA
- a CDS encoding septal ring lytic transglycosylase RlpA family protein has product MNRRLTYIAIILIIFIVLTACGSAPRFTSRESRFEKRTPPPTENLERYKNVEPLETVTGVASYYADQYDGKITYGGEVYDMYGLSAAHPSYQMGTVIRVTNLYNDKSVIIRVNDKMPFRPDRIIDLSLGCAQELDMVNVGIQEVKVEVLEWGKGKK; this is encoded by the coding sequence ATGAATAGAAGATTAACTTACATTGCAATTATCTTAATTATTTTTATTGTATTAACAGCTTGCGGATCAGCTCCGCGCTTTACATCAAGAGAATCCCGATTTGAGAAAAGAACACCACCTCCAACTGAAAATTTAGAGCGATATAAAAATGTCGAGCCGCTTGAAACCGTTACTGGAGTTGCCTCCTATTATGCAGATCAATACGATGGGAAGATTACTTATGGCGGTGAGGTTTATGATATGTATGGTTTGAGTGCAGCTCATCCTTCATATCAGATGGGAACGGTTATTCGTGTTACAAATCTTTATAATGATAAAAGTGTAATTATTCGGGTAAATGATAAAATGCCATTCCGTCCGGATCGAATTATTGATCTTTCACTTGGATGCGCTCAGGAACTGGATATGGTTAATGTTGGAATTCAAGAAGTTAAAGTGGAGGTTCTTGAGTGGGGTAAAGGAAAAAAGTAA
- a CDS encoding DUF6132 family protein: MKLKKMLPVLAGASLGFAYYYFIGCRTGSCPITGSHYISTLYGALIGLVWTISTKKKNTDDNKRN; encoded by the coding sequence ATGAAGCTAAAAAAAATGTTGCCTGTTCTTGCCGGAGCCAGTTTAGGTTTTGCTTATTATTATTTTATCGGCTGCAGAACAGGATCTTGTCCAATTACAGGAAGCCATTACATTTCCACATTATACGGTGCACTGATCGGTTTGGTCTGGACTATTTCAACTAAAAAGAAAAACACAGATGATAACAAAAGAAATTGA
- a CDS encoding DUF1858 domain-containing protein, with amino-acid sequence MITKEIEIEDLIKEIPKAVTYLMEKGIRCLRCGEPIWSTLETAAKEKGFNDLEIESFVNDLNNLKNEKTN; translated from the coding sequence ATGATAACAAAAGAAATTGAAATAGAAGATCTTATAAAAGAAATTCCAAAAGCGGTAACTTATTTGATGGAAAAAGGTATAAGATGTTTGAGGTGCGGTGAACCAATTTGGAGTACGCTTGAAACCGCAGCGAAAGAAAAAGGGTTTAATGATTTAGAAATAGAATCATTTGTAAATGATTTGAACAACCTTAAAAATGAAAAGACTAACTAA
- a CDS encoding TlpA disulfide reductase family protein codes for MNQNKNDQQKTFGGLTKKHRSWIYTGFFIGVIILLFLFNNSDYLFGRAEENGPYPPNYIPAAQKGTTLAPDFTLPTSDGKTLKLSDLRGKVVIVDFWATWCPPCRKGIPDLIDLKKKYGSKGFEIVGVSLDTDTKSDVVPFIKNQGMNYPVVYGNSIVAQAYGGVRAIPTSFVIDKQGKIVASYEGLMPKSTYENHIKKLL; via the coding sequence ATGAATCAGAATAAAAACGATCAACAAAAAACATTTGGCGGTTTAACTAAAAAACATAGAAGCTGGATCTACACAGGATTTTTTATCGGTGTTATTATATTGTTATTCCTTTTTAACAACTCAGATTATTTATTCGGAAGAGCGGAAGAGAACGGACCTTATCCGCCTAATTATATTCCCGCAGCTCAAAAAGGAACAACACTAGCGCCGGATTTTACATTACCGACATCAGATGGTAAGACTCTGAAGTTATCTGATCTTAGAGGTAAAGTGGTAATTGTGGATTTCTGGGCTACTTGGTGTCCCCCGTGCCGCAAAGGAATTCCGGATCTAATTGATTTGAAAAAGAAATACGGCAGTAAAGGATTTGAAATAGTTGGTGTTTCACTTGATACAGATACCAAAAGCGATGTTGTTCCTTTCATAAAGAACCAGGGAATGAATTATCCGGTTGTATATGGAAACTCTATTGTTGCTCAAGCATACGGCGGTGTAAGAGCAATACCAACTTCATTTGTAATTGATAAACAAGGTAAAATAGTAGCCAGCTATGAAGGTTTGATGCCGAAATCAACTTATGAAAATCATATTAAGAAGTTACTATAA
- a CDS encoding DUF971 domain-containing protein — protein sequence MSVPTKIKLHKQEHLEIIWDNGKVIKYPLKFLRDESPDAGNKGETILWKHYAPPKRAPLKSEAYKVEKIEMVGNYAIQIKWKDGYDFGIYSWDLLKQYGDYLEVRNNLHQDFDHEH from the coding sequence ATGAGCGTTCCAACTAAGATAAAATTACATAAGCAAGAACATCTTGAAATAATTTGGGATAACGGAAAAGTAATTAAATATCCGCTCAAATTTTTACGCGATGAATCGCCGGACGCAGGCAATAAAGGTGAGACAATTCTTTGGAAACATTACGCCCCGCCAAAAAGAGCGCCGCTTAAATCAGAAGCGTATAAGGTTGAAAAAATTGAAATGGTGGGTAACTATGCAATTCAAATTAAATGGAAAGACGGTTACGATTTTGGAATTTACTCTTGGGATCTACTGAAACAATACGGAGATTATTTAGAAGTGAGAAATAATCTTCATCAGGATTTTGATCACGAACACTGA
- a CDS encoding SPFH domain-containing protein, translating to MFFIFALIIFAVSILVYINTKKTGRVQEAKLSIIGIVLGGVLALVQIFTVVPAGTVGVVDFLGSVSSTTLKSGVNFVNPLANVIKFSIKTQELKETMNVPSKEGLSVQLEISLLYSLDPDNASKIYKSVGENYEEIIIVPQFRSVVRGVTSEYEAKALYTESREQLATKMKDQLEKLVGPRGITIESAPMRQIILPAGLTASIEQKLQAEQASQQMQFVLKKEEQEADRKRIEAKGIADFQEIVARGISQNYLQWKGIEATEKLSNSTNAKIVIIGSGKNGLPIILNQ from the coding sequence ATGTTTTTTATATTTGCATTAATAATTTTTGCGGTATCAATTCTGGTTTACATCAATACTAAAAAAACGGGAAGAGTCCAGGAGGCAAAACTTTCTATAATCGGGATTGTGCTTGGCGGAGTCTTAGCGCTGGTTCAAATTTTCACTGTAGTTCCGGCAGGAACTGTTGGAGTTGTTGATTTTCTTGGAAGTGTTAGTAGCACAACTCTAAAATCCGGTGTGAACTTTGTTAATCCATTAGCTAACGTGATCAAGTTCAGCATTAAAACTCAAGAATTAAAAGAAACTATGAATGTTCCTTCGAAAGAGGGATTGAGCGTTCAGCTTGAGATAAGTTTGCTTTACAGTCTTGATCCGGATAACGCATCAAAGATTTATAAATCGGTTGGAGAAAATTACGAGGAAATTATTATAGTTCCACAATTCCGCTCAGTAGTTCGCGGTGTAACCTCTGAATACGAAGCCAAAGCTCTTTACACAGAATCTCGTGAACAGTTAGCAACGAAGATGAAAGATCAATTAGAAAAGTTAGTTGGTCCAAGAGGAATAACCATAGAATCCGCACCTATGCGACAGATAATTTTACCGGCTGGACTCACTGCGTCAATCGAGCAAAAACTTCAGGCAGAACAAGCCAGTCAACAAATGCAATTTGTTTTGAAGAAAGAAGAACAGGAAGCAGATCGTAAGCGAATTGAAGCGAAAGGTATCGCTGATTTCCAAGAAATTGTTGCAAGAGGTATTAGTCAAAACTATTTACAATGGAAAGGTATTGAAGCAACCGAAAAGCTATCGAATTCTACTAATGCGAAAATTGTTATAATAGGATCAGGTAAGAATGGATTGCCGATTATCTTAAATCAATAA